In a genomic window of Streptomyces pristinaespiralis:
- a CDS encoding ornithine cyclodeaminase family protein has product METWVLGRRDVAEVVAAVGRDELMRRIIDRLTGGLAEIGRGERHLSPLRGGLERSEPVPGIWEWMPHREPGDHITLKTVGYSPANPARFGLPTILGTVARYDDTTGALTALMDGVLLTALRTGAASAVASRLLARPDSHTLGLIGTGAQAVTQLHALSLVLPLQRALVWDTDPAHRESFARRAAFTGVSVEIAEPARIAAEADVISTATSVAVGQGPVLPDTGVREHLHINAVGADLVGKTELPLGLLERAFVTADHPEQALREGECQQLSADRLGPQLAHLCADPAAAAGRQDTLSVFDSTGFAFEDALAMEVFLEAAAERDLGIRVGIEHHPGDALDPYALQPLPLPLAAPAH; this is encoded by the coding sequence ATGGAGACCTGGGTCCTGGGCCGGCGCGACGTCGCCGAGGTGGTGGCCGCCGTCGGCCGCGACGAACTCATGCGCCGCATCATCGACCGCCTCACCGGCGGACTGGCCGAGATCGGCCGCGGCGAGCGGCACCTGTCCCCGCTGCGCGGCGGACTGGAACGCAGCGAACCCGTGCCCGGCATCTGGGAATGGATGCCGCACCGCGAACCCGGCGACCACATCACCCTCAAGACCGTCGGCTACAGCCCCGCCAACCCCGCCCGCTTCGGCCTGCCGACCATCCTGGGCACCGTCGCCCGCTACGACGACACCACCGGCGCCCTGACCGCCCTGATGGACGGCGTGCTGCTCACCGCCCTGCGCACCGGCGCCGCCTCCGCCGTCGCCTCCCGCCTGCTGGCCCGCCCCGACAGCCACACCCTGGGACTGATCGGCACCGGCGCCCAGGCCGTCACCCAACTGCACGCCCTGTCCCTGGTACTGCCCCTGCAACGGGCCCTGGTGTGGGACACCGACCCCGCCCACCGGGAAAGCTTCGCCCGGCGCGCCGCGTTCACCGGCGTCAGCGTCGAGATCGCCGAGCCCGCCCGGATCGCCGCCGAGGCCGACGTCATCTCCACCGCCACCTCGGTAGCCGTCGGCCAGGGCCCGGTCCTGCCCGACACCGGCGTCCGCGAGCACCTGCACATCAACGCCGTCGGCGCGGACCTCGTCGGCAAGACGGAACTGCCGCTCGGCCTGCTCGAGCGGGCGTTCGTCACCGCCGACCACCCCGAGCAGGCGCTGCGCGAGGGCGAGTGCCAGCAACTCTCCGCCGACCGGCTCGGCCCGCAGCTGGCCCACCTGTGCGCCGACCCGGCGGCCGCCGCCGGCCGGCAGGACACCCTGAGCGTCTTCGACTCCACCGGCTTCGCCTTCGAGGACGCCCTGGCGATGGAAGTGTTCCTCGAGGCCGCCGCCGAACGGGACCTGGGCATCCGGGTGGGCATCGAACACCACCCCGGCGACGCCCTGGACCCCTACGCCCTCCAGCCCCTGCCCCTGCCCCTGGCCGCCCCCGCCCACTGA
- a CDS encoding cytochrome P450 — protein MPPTPRPTTDDGGRELLAWLREMRHHHPVHEDEYGAFHVFRHADVLTVASDPGVYSSQLSRLRPGSQALSEQILSVIDPPMHRTLRRLVSQAFTPRTVADLEPRVTELAGQLLDAVDGDTFDLVADFAYPLPVIVIAELLGVPPADRTLFRSWSDRMLQMQVADPADMQFGDDADEDYQRLVKEPMRAMHAYLHDHVTDRRARPANDLISALVAARVEGERLTDEQIVEFGALLLMAGHVSTSMLLGNTVLCLKDHPRAEAAARADRSLIPALIEEVLRLRPPITVMARVTTKDTVLAGTTIPAGRMVVPSLLSANHDEQVFTDPDHLDLAREGRQIAFGHGIHYCLGAPLARLEGRIALEALFDRFPDFSPTDGAKLRYHRDGLFGVKNLPLTVRRG, from the coding sequence ATGCCCCCCACCCCCCGGCCCACCACCGACGACGGCGGCCGTGAACTGCTCGCCTGGCTGCGCGAGATGCGCCACCACCACCCCGTCCACGAGGACGAATACGGTGCCTTCCACGTCTTCCGGCACGCCGACGTCCTCACCGTCGCCTCCGACCCCGGCGTCTACTCCTCCCAGCTCAGCCGGCTACGGCCCGGCTCCCAGGCGTTGAGCGAACAGATCCTGTCGGTCATCGACCCGCCGATGCACCGCACCCTGCGCCGCCTGGTCAGCCAGGCCTTCACCCCCCGCACCGTCGCCGACCTCGAACCACGCGTCACCGAACTGGCCGGGCAACTGCTCGACGCCGTCGACGGCGACACGTTCGACCTCGTCGCCGACTTCGCCTACCCGCTGCCCGTGATCGTGATCGCCGAACTCCTCGGCGTGCCGCCCGCCGACCGCACCCTGTTCCGCTCCTGGTCCGACCGGATGCTGCAGATGCAGGTCGCCGACCCGGCGGACATGCAGTTCGGCGACGACGCCGACGAGGACTACCAACGCCTCGTCAAAGAACCCATGCGCGCCATGCACGCCTACCTCCACGACCACGTCACCGACCGCCGCGCCCGCCCCGCGAACGACCTGATCTCCGCACTCGTCGCCGCCCGCGTGGAGGGCGAACGACTCACCGACGAGCAGATCGTCGAATTCGGGGCGCTGCTGCTGATGGCCGGCCACGTCTCCACCTCCATGCTGCTCGGCAACACCGTGCTGTGCCTGAAGGACCACCCCCGGGCCGAGGCCGCCGCCCGCGCCGACCGGTCCCTGATCCCCGCCCTGATCGAAGAAGTACTGCGGCTGCGGCCGCCGATCACCGTCATGGCCCGCGTCACCACCAAGGACACCGTCCTCGCCGGCACCACCATCCCCGCCGGACGCATGGTCGTGCCCTCCCTGCTGTCCGCCAACCACGACGAACAGGTCTTCACCGACCCCGACCACCTCGACCTCGCCCGCGAAGGCCGCCAGATCGCCTTCGGCCACGGCATCCACTACTGCCTGGGCGCCCCGCTCGCCCGCCTGGAGGGCCGCATCGCCCTGGAAGCCCTCTTCGACCGCTTCCCCGACTTCTCGCCCACCGACGGCGCAAAACTGCGCTACCACCGCGACGGACTGTTCGGCGTCAAGAACCTGCCGCTGACCGTACGGCGCGGCTGA
- a CDS encoding (2,3-dihydroxybenzoyl)adenylate synthase: MLDGCVPWPEDVAAKYRAAGYWRGEPLGMLLGRWAEQYGEREALVGADGCSRVTYRALDRWCDRLAAGFAARGIGAGERVLVQLPNTPEFVAVCFALFRLGALPVFALPAHRAAEVGHLLELSGAVAHILPGTGTGYDHVAAAVEARARRARPVQVFVAGEAPAVLPEGFTALADVDGDPVAPADVDASDVAFFLLSGGTTALPKLIPRTHDDYAYQCRVTAGICGLDADSVYLAVLPAEFNFPFGCPGILGTLHAGGRVVFALSPQPEECFALIEREHVTFTSVIPTIVHLWLAAAAQGHGRDLGSLQLLQVGSAKLHEELAARIGPELGVRLQQVFGMAEGLLTFTRDDDPADVVLRTQGRPVSEADEIRVADPDGRPVPRGETGELLTRGPYTLRGYYRAPEHNARAFTEDGFYRSGDLVRLTADGQLVVEGRIKDVVIRGGDKVSATEVEGHLGAHPDVQQAAVVAMPDPVWGEKVCAYIVPAPGRPAPPMAALRRLLRARGLADYKLPDRVEVVDAFPLTGLNKVDKKALAADIAAKTAPTRPTTAGHGPTTDGDTAGGGGSAGGVTAAGGGREEAA; encoded by the coding sequence ATGCTGGACGGATGCGTTCCCTGGCCCGAGGATGTGGCCGCGAAGTACCGGGCGGCCGGCTACTGGCGGGGCGAGCCGCTGGGCATGCTGCTGGGCCGCTGGGCGGAGCAGTACGGCGAGCGGGAGGCGCTGGTCGGCGCGGACGGGTGCTCCCGTGTCACCTACCGTGCCCTGGACCGCTGGTGCGACCGGCTGGCGGCGGGGTTCGCGGCGCGCGGGATCGGCGCCGGCGAGCGGGTGCTGGTGCAGCTGCCGAACACGCCCGAGTTCGTCGCGGTGTGCTTCGCGCTGTTCCGTCTGGGCGCGCTGCCGGTGTTCGCGCTGCCCGCGCACCGTGCCGCCGAGGTGGGGCACCTGCTCGAGCTGTCCGGCGCCGTCGCCCACATCCTGCCGGGCACCGGCACCGGCTACGACCATGTCGCGGCGGCCGTGGAGGCCCGTGCCCGCCGTGCCCGCCCGGTGCAGGTGTTCGTGGCGGGCGAGGCGCCCGCGGTGCTGCCCGAGGGGTTCACCGCGCTGGCCGACGTGGACGGCGACCCGGTGGCGCCGGCGGACGTGGACGCCTCCGACGTGGCGTTCTTCCTGCTGTCCGGGGGGACGACCGCGCTGCCGAAGCTGATCCCGCGCACCCACGACGACTACGCCTACCAGTGCCGGGTCACGGCCGGTATCTGCGGCCTGGACGCGGACAGTGTCTATCTGGCGGTGCTGCCGGCCGAGTTCAACTTCCCCTTCGGCTGCCCGGGCATCCTGGGCACCCTGCACGCCGGCGGGCGGGTGGTGTTCGCGCTGTCACCGCAGCCCGAGGAGTGCTTCGCGCTGATCGAACGCGAACACGTCACCTTCACCTCCGTCATCCCCACGATCGTGCACCTGTGGCTGGCGGCCGCCGCACAAGGCCACGGCCGCGACCTGGGCAGCCTTCAGCTGCTGCAGGTCGGCAGCGCCAAACTCCACGAGGAGCTCGCCGCCCGGATCGGCCCCGAACTGGGGGTGCGGCTGCAGCAGGTGTTCGGCATGGCCGAGGGACTGCTGACCTTCACCCGCGACGACGACCCGGCGGACGTGGTGCTGCGCACCCAGGGCCGGCCGGTGTCCGAGGCCGACGAGATACGCGTCGCCGACCCCGACGGCCGGCCCGTGCCCCGCGGTGAGACCGGTGAACTGCTCACCCGCGGCCCCTACACGCTGCGCGGCTACTACCGGGCCCCCGAGCACAACGCCCGCGCGTTCACCGAGGACGGCTTCTACCGCAGCGGCGATCTGGTGCGGCTCACCGCCGACGGGCAGTTGGTGGTGGAGGGCAGGATCAAGGACGTCGTCATCCGCGGCGGCGACAAGGTCTCCGCGACCGAGGTCGAGGGCCACCTGGGCGCCCACCCCGACGTCCAGCAGGCCGCCGTCGTCGCCATGCCCGACCCGGTGTGGGGCGAGAAGGTCTGCGCCTACATCGTGCCCGCACCCGGCCGTCCCGCACCGCCGATGGCGGCGCTGCGCCGGCTGCTGCGCGCGCGGGGACTGGCCGACTACAAGCTTCCCGACCGGGTGGAGGTCGTCGACGCGTTCCCGCTGACCGGCCTCAACAAGGTCGACAAGAAGGCCCTGGCGGCCGACATCGCCGCCAAGACCGCCCCCACCCGCCCCACCACCGCCGGCCACGGCCCGACCACGGACGGCGATACGGCCGGTGGGGGTGGGTCCGCGGGCGGGGTGACGGCCGCCGGTGGCGGGCGGGAGGAGGCGGCGTGA
- a CDS encoding tautomerase family protein codes for MPFIEVKIYDRRLDEESERALIERLTQATVDVFGEDIRDQTWIALTAVPPRRWGLGGVPGQ; via the coding sequence ATGCCGTTCATCGAAGTGAAGATCTACGACCGGCGGCTCGACGAGGAGTCGGAACGTGCCCTGATCGAGCGTCTGACCCAGGCGACGGTCGACGTGTTCGGCGAGGACATCCGCGACCAGACCTGGATCGCGCTGACCGCCGTCCCCCCACGCCGCTGGGGCCTGGGCGGCGTCCCGGGCCAGTAA
- a CDS encoding chorismate mutase family protein, whose protein sequence is MTPPAIPAAPPATGPAPATDPLDALRARLDAADAALLDAVRTRLDICLRIGEYKRLHQVPMMQPHRIAQVHANAARYAADHGIDPAFLRTLYDTIITETCRLEDEWIASGGAPVPTPVHASASARGAVS, encoded by the coding sequence ATGACCCCGCCCGCCATCCCCGCCGCCCCGCCCGCCACCGGGCCCGCCCCCGCCACCGACCCCCTCGACGCGCTGCGCGCCCGCCTGGACGCCGCGGACGCCGCCCTGCTGGACGCCGTCCGCACACGCCTGGACATCTGCCTGCGCATCGGCGAGTACAAGCGCCTCCACCAGGTGCCGATGATGCAGCCCCACCGGATCGCCCAGGTCCACGCCAACGCCGCCCGCTACGCCGCCGACCACGGCATCGACCCCGCCTTCCTGCGCACCCTGTACGACACGATCATCACCGAGACCTGCCGCCTCGAGGACGAGTGGATCGCCTCCGGCGGCGCCCCCGTCCCCACGCCCGTGCACGCGTCCGCGTCCGCGCGGGGGGCCGTGTCGTGA
- the pabB gene encoding aminodeoxychorismate synthase component I, with the protein MRTVRTLLIDNYDSFTYNLFQMLAEVNGAAPLVVRNDDTRTWQALAPGDFDNVVVSPGPGHPATDTDLGLSRRVITEWDLPLLGVCLGHQALCLLAGAAVVHAPEPFHGRTSDIRHDGQGLFANIPSPLTVVRYHSLTVRQLPADLRATAHTADGQLMAVAHRHLPRFGVQFHPESISSEHGHRMLANFRDLSLRAAGHRPPHTERIPAPAPAPAPAPAPAPPASAPVGEYRLHVREVACVPDADAAFTALFADAPARFWLDSSRVEPGLARFTFLGAPAGPLGEQITYDVADRAVRVKDGSGGETRRPGTLFDHLEHELAARALPATGLPFEFNLGYVGYLGYETKADSGGEDAHRGELPDGAFMFADRMLALDHEQGRAWLLALSSTRRPATAPAAERWLTDAARTLATTAPRPPFTLLPDDQLPALDVHYRHSLPRYRELVEECRRLITDGETYEVCLTNMLRVPGRIDPLTAYRALRTVSPAPYAAYLQFPGATVLSSSPERFLRIGADGWAESKPIKGTRPRGAGPAQDAAVKASLAAAEKDRSENLMIVDLVRNDLGQVCDIGSVHVPGLFEVETYATVHQLVSTVRGRLAADVSRPRAVRAAFPGGSMTGAPKVRTMQFIDRLEKGPRGVYSGALGYFALSGAADLSIVIRTIVATEEAATIGVGGAVVALSDPDDEVREMLLKAQTTLAALRQAHAAATASDRELLAGSLR; encoded by the coding sequence GTGCGCACCGTGCGAACCCTGCTGATCGACAACTACGACTCGTTCACCTACAACCTCTTCCAGATGCTGGCCGAGGTGAACGGCGCCGCTCCGCTCGTCGTCCGCAACGACGACACCCGCACCTGGCAGGCCCTGGCGCCGGGCGACTTCGACAACGTCGTCGTCTCACCCGGCCCCGGCCACCCCGCCACCGACACCGACCTGGGCCTCAGCCGCCGGGTGATCACCGAATGGGACCTGCCGCTGCTCGGGGTGTGCCTGGGCCACCAGGCCCTGTGCCTGCTCGCCGGCGCCGCCGTCGTCCACGCACCCGAACCCTTTCACGGCCGCACCAGCGACATCCGCCACGACGGGCAGGGCCTGTTCGCGAACATCCCCTCCCCGCTGACCGTGGTCCGCTACCACTCGCTGACCGTCCGGCAACTGCCCGCCGACCTGCGCGCCACCGCCCACACCGCCGACGGGCAGCTGATGGCCGTCGCCCACCGCCACCTGCCCCGCTTCGGCGTGCAGTTCCACCCCGAATCGATCAGCAGCGAACACGGCCACCGGATGCTCGCCAACTTCCGCGACCTGTCCCTGCGCGCGGCCGGCCACCGCCCCCCGCACACCGAACGCATACCCGCACCCGCACCCGCCCCCGCCCCCGCCCCCGCACCGGCACCGCCCGCGTCCGCGCCGGTGGGGGAGTACCGGCTGCATGTGCGCGAGGTCGCCTGCGTGCCCGACGCGGACGCCGCGTTCACCGCCCTGTTCGCCGACGCCCCGGCCCGGTTCTGGCTCGACAGCAGCCGCGTCGAGCCGGGCCTCGCCCGCTTCACCTTCCTCGGCGCCCCCGCCGGCCCGCTCGGCGAACAGATCACCTACGACGTCGCCGACCGGGCCGTGCGCGTCAAGGACGGTTCAGGCGGCGAGACCCGCCGGCCCGGCACCCTCTTCGACCACCTGGAACACGAACTGGCCGCCCGCGCCCTGCCCGCCACCGGCCTGCCCTTCGAGTTCAACCTCGGCTACGTCGGCTACCTCGGCTACGAGACCAAGGCCGACAGCGGCGGCGAGGACGCCCACCGCGGCGAACTGCCCGACGGCGCCTTCATGTTCGCCGACCGGATGCTCGCCCTCGACCACGAACAGGGCCGGGCCTGGCTCCTGGCACTGAGCAGCACCCGACGGCCCGCCACCGCACCCGCCGCCGAACGCTGGCTCACCGACGCCGCCCGGACCCTCGCCACCACCGCCCCCCGCCCGCCCTTCACCCTGCTGCCCGACGACCAACTGCCCGCCCTGGACGTCCACTACCGCCACAGCCTGCCCCGCTACCGGGAACTGGTCGAGGAATGCCGCCGCCTGATCACCGACGGCGAGACCTACGAGGTGTGCCTGACGAACATGCTCCGGGTGCCCGGCCGGATCGACCCGCTCACCGCCTACCGCGCCCTGCGCACCGTCAGCCCCGCCCCCTACGCCGCCTACCTGCAGTTCCCCGGGGCCACCGTGCTCAGCTCCTCACCCGAACGGTTCCTGCGCATCGGCGCGGACGGCTGGGCGGAGTCCAAACCCATCAAGGGCACCCGCCCCCGCGGCGCCGGCCCCGCCCAGGACGCCGCCGTCAAGGCCTCCCTCGCCGCGGCCGAGAAGGACCGCAGCGAGAACCTGATGATCGTCGACCTGGTCCGCAACGACCTCGGCCAGGTCTGCGACATCGGCTCCGTCCACGTACCGGGCCTGTTCGAGGTGGAGACCTACGCCACCGTCCACCAGCTCGTCAGCACGGTCCGCGGCCGCCTGGCGGCCGACGTCTCCCGCCCCCGCGCGGTACGGGCCGCCTTCCCCGGCGGGTCGATGACCGGCGCGCCCAAGGTCCGCACCATGCAGTTCATCGACCGGCTCGAGAAGGGCCCGCGCGGCGTGTACTCGGGCGCGCTGGGCTACTTCGCCCTCAGCGGCGCGGCCGACCTCAGCATCGTCATCCGCACCATCGTCGCCACCGAGGAGGCCGCCACCATCGGCGTGGGCGGCGCCGTCGTCGCCCTGTCCGACCCCGACGACGAGGTCCGCGAAATGCTCCTCAAGGCGCAGACCACCCTCGCCGCCCTGCGCCAGGCACACGCGGCCGCCACCGCCTCGGACCGTGAACTCCTGGCCGGCAGCCTGCGGTGA
- a CDS encoding N5-glutamine methyltransferase family protein, translating into MTAAAPTLAQALDEATGQLTGAGITADAARADTRLLAAHACQVAPGDLDTCLAGPVPPRFWHYVRRRLTREPAERIVGHAYFMGHRFDLAPGVFVPKPETEEITRDAIARLEALVRRGTPAPLVVDLCAGPGTMAVTLARHVPAARVLGIELSQAAARAARRNARGTGARIVQGDARDAFPELSGTVDLVVTNPPYIPIGLRTSAPEVLEHDPPLALWAGEEGLGMIRAMERTAARLLAPGGVLLLEHGSYQLASVPALFRATGRWSHASSRPTCNDGCLTAVRNHTCAPPA; encoded by the coding sequence GTGACCGCCGCCGCACCCACCCTCGCCCAGGCGCTGGACGAGGCCACCGGGCAGCTGACCGGCGCCGGGATCACCGCCGACGCCGCCCGGGCCGACACCCGGCTGCTGGCCGCCCACGCCTGCCAGGTCGCCCCGGGGGACCTCGACACCTGCCTGGCCGGCCCGGTGCCGCCCCGGTTCTGGCACTACGTCCGGCGCCGTCTGACCCGCGAACCCGCCGAACGCATCGTCGGCCACGCCTACTTCATGGGCCACCGCTTCGACCTGGCCCCCGGCGTCTTCGTCCCCAAACCCGAGACCGAGGAGATCACCCGGGACGCCATCGCCCGCCTGGAGGCCCTCGTCCGCCGCGGCACCCCCGCACCCCTGGTCGTCGACCTGTGCGCCGGACCGGGCACCATGGCCGTCACCCTGGCCCGCCACGTACCGGCCGCCCGCGTCCTGGGCATCGAACTCTCCCAGGCCGCCGCCCGCGCCGCCCGGCGCAACGCCCGCGGCACCGGCGCCCGCATCGTGCAGGGCGACGCCCGCGACGCCTTCCCCGAACTGAGCGGCACCGTCGACCTCGTCGTCACCAACCCGCCCTACATCCCCATCGGACTGCGCACCTCCGCACCCGAAGTGCTCGAGCACGACCCGCCGCTGGCCCTGTGGGCCGGGGAGGAGGGCCTCGGCATGATCCGCGCCATGGAACGCACCGCGGCCCGGCTGCTGGCCCCCGGCGGCGTCCTGCTCCTCGAACACGGCTCCTACCAACTCGCCTCCGTGCCCGCCCTGTTCCGCGCAACCGGCCGCTGGAGCCACGCCTCGTCCCGTCCCACCTGCAACGACGGCTGCCTGACCGCCGTACGCAACCACACCTGCGCACCGCCCGCCTGA
- a CDS encoding prephenate dehydrogenase/arogenate dehydrogenase family protein: MFSHWLVRSGVAVTWLDVAGAGAADGVRVVAGDVRRPGPEAVAALAAADVVVLAVPEPVAWEAVEVLAGVMRPGAVLADTLSVKSRIAGRLREAAPGLQAVGLNPMFAPSLGLQGRPVAAVVVTDGPGVRALVELVAGWGARVVEMPARRHDELTAAQQAATHAAVLAFGLGLGELSVDVGALRDSAPPPHLAMLALLARIAGGTPEVYFDIQAANPGAPAARQALGRGLVRLGQAVERGDEETFAALFAELRGVLGEHGAELERLCARMFTALH; encoded by the coding sequence ATGTTCAGCCACTGGCTGGTGCGTTCGGGGGTGGCGGTGACCTGGCTGGACGTGGCCGGGGCCGGTGCGGCGGACGGGGTGCGGGTGGTGGCCGGTGATGTGCGGCGGCCGGGGCCGGAGGCGGTCGCGGCGCTGGCGGCGGCGGACGTGGTGGTGCTGGCGGTGCCGGAGCCGGTGGCGTGGGAGGCGGTGGAGGTGCTGGCGGGGGTGATGCGGCCCGGTGCGGTGCTCGCGGACACCTTGTCGGTCAAGAGCCGGATCGCCGGGCGGCTGCGTGAGGCGGCGCCGGGGCTGCAGGCGGTGGGGCTGAACCCGATGTTCGCCCCCTCGCTGGGTCTTCAGGGGCGGCCGGTGGCGGCGGTGGTGGTCACCGACGGGCCCGGTGTGCGGGCCCTGGTGGAGCTGGTGGCCGGGTGGGGGGCCCGGGTGGTGGAGATGCCGGCGCGGCGGCACGACGAGCTGACCGCCGCGCAGCAGGCCGCCACGCATGCCGCGGTGCTGGCCTTCGGGCTGGGCCTGGGTGAGCTGTCGGTGGACGTGGGGGCGCTGCGGGACAGTGCCCCGCCGCCGCATCTGGCGATGCTGGCGCTGCTGGCCCGGATCGCCGGCGGGACGCCGGAGGTGTATTTCGACATCCAGGCCGCCAACCCCGGCGCGCCGGCCGCGCGGCAGGCGCTGGGCCGCGGCCTGGTGCGGCTGGGGCAGGCCGTCGAGAGGGGCGACGAGGAGACGTTCGCCGCCCTGTTCGCCGAACTGCGCGGTGTGCTGGGCGAGCACGGTGCGGAGCTGGAACGGCTGTGCGCGCGGATGTTCACCGCCCTGCACTGA
- a CDS encoding AfsR/SARP family transcriptional regulator produces the protein MDIDILGALSARENNITVTPTAPKPRQVLALLALNAGQVVPMSALSEELWGPTPPRSARTTVQTYILQLRELITRALGHGNTGRTAKDVLTTGPGGYRLDVGGGTLDFREFERRAGAGYRAMDAGDYPGAAKRLRDALSLWTGSALADVPAGARLTLEARRLEEARLCALDQRIEADLRLGRHRELLAELTVLVGRHRLHESLHGQFMLALHRSGRRGEALSVYQRLRTTLVTELGLEPSAQLSRLQRSLLTAGPETPVPPAPAAAAAGHRDGRPAGHRPAATAG, from the coding sequence ATGGACATCGACATACTCGGCGCGCTGTCGGCGCGCGAGAACAACATCACCGTCACACCCACCGCGCCCAAACCACGTCAGGTCCTCGCCCTGCTGGCGCTCAACGCGGGCCAGGTGGTGCCGATGTCCGCCCTCAGCGAGGAACTGTGGGGCCCCACACCGCCGCGCAGCGCCCGCACCACCGTGCAGACCTACATCCTCCAGCTGCGCGAACTGATCACCCGCGCCCTCGGCCACGGGAACACCGGCCGCACCGCCAAGGACGTCCTGACCACCGGACCCGGCGGCTACCGCCTCGACGTGGGCGGCGGCACCCTGGACTTCCGCGAGTTCGAACGCCGGGCCGGCGCCGGCTACCGGGCCATGGACGCCGGCGACTACCCCGGCGCCGCGAAACGGCTGCGCGACGCCCTGTCCCTGTGGACCGGCTCCGCACTGGCCGACGTACCCGCCGGCGCCCGCCTCACCCTGGAGGCCAGGCGCCTCGAAGAGGCCCGCCTGTGCGCCCTGGACCAGCGCATCGAGGCCGACCTGCGCCTGGGCCGCCACCGCGAACTGCTCGCCGAACTGACCGTCCTGGTCGGCCGCCACCGCCTCCACGAGAGCCTGCACGGCCAGTTCATGCTCGCCCTGCACCGCTCCGGCCGCCGCGGCGAGGCCTTGAGCGTCTACCAGCGCCTGCGCACCACCCTCGTCACCGAACTGGGCCTGGAACCCTCCGCCCAGCTCAGCCGGCTCCAGCGCTCCCTGCTCACCGCCGGCCCCGAAACCCCCGTACCCCCCGCCCCGGCCGCAGCGGCCGCCGGGCACAGGGACGGACGGCCCGCCGGGCACCGGCCCGCCGCCACGGCCGGCTGA
- a CDS encoding DegT/DnrJ/EryC1/StrS family aminotransferase, with translation MSGPGPEGGYRVPFARRGSVVGEADLAALGELVRSGRSLTSGVWRERFEEQFARLTGARHALSVTSGTVALELAVRMLDLAPGDEVIATPQTFQATVQPLLDHDVRLRFCDIDPDTLNLDPAVLETLITDRTRAILLVHYGGNPADMDRIMALARKRGIIVVEDSAHALGAVYRGRRPGALADIGCFSFHSTKNITTLGEGGMITLSRDEWAQRVGRIRDNEADGVYAALPDSARAGAPALLPWMKFAEGVYGHRAVGVRGAGTNATMSEAAAAVGVVQLASLERFVARRRSIAQRLDEAVASVAGTRLHRAAADSLHAYHLYTFFLTGGRQVRERFVRALDRLGVEVQLRYFPLHLSPEWRLRGHGPGECPTAERVWFEEHMNLPCHPGLSDGQVDYMVEAVTRALHEAHGTGTRVAAGHL, from the coding sequence GTGAGCGGGCCCGGGCCCGAGGGCGGCTACCGGGTGCCGTTCGCGCGACGCGGTTCGGTGGTGGGCGAGGCGGACCTGGCGGCGCTGGGCGAACTGGTCCGCTCGGGCCGGTCGCTGACGTCGGGGGTGTGGCGGGAGCGGTTCGAGGAACAGTTCGCCCGCCTGACCGGCGCCCGGCACGCGCTCAGTGTCACCAGCGGCACCGTCGCGCTGGAACTGGCGGTGCGGATGCTGGACCTGGCGCCGGGCGACGAGGTGATCGCCACCCCGCAGACGTTCCAGGCGACGGTGCAGCCGCTGCTCGACCACGACGTGCGGCTGCGGTTCTGCGACATCGACCCGGACACCCTCAACCTCGACCCGGCGGTGCTGGAGACGCTGATCACCGACCGCACCCGGGCGATCCTGCTCGTCCACTACGGCGGCAACCCGGCCGACATGGACCGCATCATGGCCCTGGCCCGCAAGCGCGGCATCATCGTCGTCGAGGACAGCGCGCACGCGCTGGGCGCCGTGTACCGGGGGCGGCGGCCGGGGGCACTGGCGGACATCGGCTGCTTCAGTTTCCACTCCACGAAGAACATCACCACCCTCGGCGAGGGCGGCATGATCACCCTGTCGCGTGACGAGTGGGCCCAGCGGGTGGGACGTATCCGCGACAACGAGGCCGACGGCGTGTACGCGGCGCTGCCGGACTCCGCGCGGGCGGGTGCTCCGGCGCTGCTGCCGTGGATGAAGTTCGCGGAGGGTGTGTACGGTCACCGGGCGGTCGGGGTCCGCGGGGCGGGCACGAACGCGACGATGTCGGAGGCGGCGGCGGCGGTGGGCGTGGTGCAACTGGCGTCGCTGGAGCGGTTCGTGGCCCGGCGCCGGAGCATCGCGCAGCGGCTGGACGAGGCCGTGGCCTCGGTGGCCGGCACCCGGCTGCACCGGGCGGCGGCGGACAGTCTGCACGCCTACCACCTGTACACGTTCTTCCTCACCGGCGGCCGGCAGGTGCGGGAGCGGTTCGTGCGCGCCCTGGACCGGCTGGGTGTGGAGGTCCAGTTGCGGTACTTCCCGCTCCATCTGTCGCCCGAGTGGCGGCTGCGCGGCCACGGGCCGGGCGAGTGTCCGACGGCCGAACGGGTCTGGTTCGAGGAGCACATGAACCTGCCGTGCCATCCCGGTCTGAGTGACGGCCAGGTCGACTACATGGTCGAGGCGGTCACCCGCGCCCTGCACGAGGCCCACGGCACGGGGACGCGGGTGGCGGCCGGGCACCTGTGA